GCCAAGTATCTGAGTGGTACACACCATGGGGGTGCAACATGTAAAACTCAGACTGCTCCTTAGGTGGTTGCACTGTCTAAACGTGCAATATGCACCCGTCTATATTAGGATGTCAAGAATGTTTAATTCCTGTTAGACCTGATGAAGCACTGGCAGTGGGGACACACTTGAAAAATACCCAAAGTGATTGGGATGCATTGCACTTAATTTGGGCACTTAACTGAAATCCCTGAGTGCAGCCAAGAGTCTAAAGGGCCCTTTCCGTAGACTGTGGGAGGTATCTGCCACCTGCAGAAGGTGATTTAGATCTTGGTTTCCCAGAGCCACATTATGAATGCCCACTTCTCTCTAGAAGGGGGATTAGAGGGGAGACAAGCACAATTAGGTGCCTTATTTAGGGAACTCAATTATGTGTCTAAAGTTAAATGGGCTGAAGAGAAAATGTGCCATGTAATGTGATACTCCATAGtagagcagagagcagctggacCATTGCCATTTGACATACCATTGGGCACAAATTTTAGCGATGTCTCATAAAGCAAGAAATTTGAGAGTTGATTCGGTGTATTCAGTGGGACTGCTCAGTTGCAGGCTGTTAAATGTTCACATTGAGACTTTCCTGGATTGGGGCCCCTTTTTATGTACAGTTTTCCACTGTTCCAGCATAAATGATTATATACTGGCTTATCACTATCACTTTTTCCATTCCCTCACCTTTTAAGGGCTCTGCATCTCCCAGGGATCACAAAGACAGTCTTTCTTGGGAGGAAGGTATGATGGTAGGGGAGAACACAAAAGAAGTAGTgtcaattttgcttttttgaaataAAGGTATATTCATTATTATTGCCTCTATCTGCAATTTTTTGCAAGAGTAATACATGATGTTACGTGTTGCTTCCACCTCATGCTgctattaatatatattaacatttatcaaagtgcattttttccatctgatgTGAGCAGACATTTGCACACAATAGTTTGCACTGGTTGAGGAAGTCTTCAAATGCAGCAGACTAACAAgaacataaaggaaaatactgcaggttaattacttaattttgttcaagattttttgttaaaatatttgaaaggtaCATTGTTTAGCAAGAATCAGAATAGTCTACCTttattgtgtttaaaatgttattttcttcttcatagcTGCTTCAAGAATACTTAATAATATCTATGTCTATGTTAGGTTTTGTGTGACATGGATTTTCAAGGAGGTGGATGGACTGTAGTTCAGAAAAGAACTGATGGAATCATTACATTTCAGAGAACGTGGTCTGAATATCTGGATGGATTTGGTGACCTATCTGGTATTAATTTTAGATACTCTTAAGTGCTTTGGACCCAGtgtttttgctgtctttatGTAAGCTACGTTTCCACTaacttgtgtgttttttttaggaGTATGGAGAATAAAGTTCTTGTTTCTTAAGAAGTATTCTAGTTATACTTCTAGTTATACttagagtttttgtttgtttgtttgtttgatttttcccctccatcAAATCTATTCTCTAATCTTCTCAATAATGACATCATGCTACAGGAATCTTGAACCATTGTATTCTGCTCACAAGAAGTGTTTAATATGTTGCAATATTTTCATCCTGAAAAATGTAGAAGTTgtatttttcccatcttttttcagatttaaaaaagcCTTAAGTGGTTTTAATAatgcttccaaaatattttcctgaaggaaagaaaaatcagtaatattATACCATTAGGAATGGTTAGAAAgagaatggaaatatttcagtagcTAATACCAACACTGCtgtggtattatttttttagtgccATCTCTCATCCAGCTAGCCTAAAACCAGCTGCTTTTTCAGGAGTTTATCTGGGATTGCAAtgaaacacacacattttcaaCTATACAAATAAGTTCAGGTCACATGGAGCaacttttcatggaaaaaagcGTGATTTACAGGGACAGCAAATCTCGAGAACAGGGTTTGAGCTTTGTTGCATTTCATACCATACTATCATTTGTTTCTCAGTATTGCTTCTAGGAGCACTACTGAGTTCTATTTAGTCAAGAGGACCTTTAGCACTTCTAGTTTTTGTACTCTTCTGAAGTAGGCTGGAGATGAACGTTTGAAAGTCATCATGTGTACAAAGTTCTAATAttgttgcagagaaaaaaagatgatgcaCACGTGAATTCTCTCATGGATTTTCCCACTGAAGTGAGGAGACCACTCTACTTTCATTACTCTTTCAAAGGAATATATGCCTATCAGACATTTGattcaggaacaaaaataagaaaactagCAGACGCTACACTTTTTGTTTCTAGAAATTTATAGACTATACgttatatttctgtttcaggggAATTTTGGCTTGGATTGAGGAAGATTTTTCATATAGTAAACCAAAAAGCAACTAGTTTCAGTCTTTATGTGGATTTGGAATCAGAAAATGACAAGCATGCTTATGCAGCGTATGATGGATTTTGGATAGAGGATGAAGcatgttcttttaaaatccatttggGGCATTATTCGGGAAACGCTGGTAAGAACTTCcttctttaattaatttaaagatttttgtaattttgttttgcctcATGTTTACTAATATGCAAGAATATTCACTTATTATCAAAGTATTAGTTATTCTCTGAAAGCGTTGGTGCCTTATTCCACCTGTATCTgtaagaaacattattttttagtAAGATAATAGAACCAGTAATCACTGACGTCCGTGTTTAAACAATTCAGTTTCATCTCATGACTCACTCTGGAACTTTGGGCACATTCCTGGAAAATCTTCAGTTAACAGCTCTTCTcgtttcttttatcttttatttttttttccattttttttttttttcactgtctttgaGGACAGAAGCTTTTACCTTCAGAGTTAGTGTGTATCACTAAGAGCAACAGGAGGGTAAAGATATTCCATCACTTCTTCCgtacttctgaatattttatacttttcctttcctgtgtctTCAACACATTATAGACTCATTAGTGCTGTCTTGAACTGCTTTTgaggaaatttgtttttctggtaattttaaaggaaaagtttgTAGTGTTTCTTCATAAATAACTCCTTGATCATCATTCTATTTCATCTCTTGCACTTAGGTGATGCCTTTAGAGGATACAGAAAAGAAGATAATCAGAATTCAATGCCTTTCAGCACATTTGATGTTGATAATGATGGATGTAGGCCAGTGTGCACTATTAAACAACAGCCTGTAAAGAGCTGCAGTAACTTCAGTGACAGCACTGGATGGTGGTTCAACCAGTGTGGCCTTGCAAATCTTAACGGTGTTCATCGTTACACAGGTAGATTTCTTGCAACTGGGATTCACTGGGATACATGGACAGTGAACAACAAACCTGtcaaaattaaatcagtttcAATGAAAATTCGGAGAACCTTTAATCCATATTTCAATTAACCTATGAAAATAGAAATGCCTTTCTTCTTGCAGTTATGTGGGAAAATGTATCACTGCAACATtaacacttttcattttcagtaaaacagtTCAGTCTTAAAACATTATTAGATATTTGCATAATACAGTTACTCATTTTTATTAGGAAATGTCAGCATTTGTAGTGTTCCCACTTGAGTAAGTAGGCCCtaagaaaaggattttcagaaataaaagatgaagcTTAGTgtttgtcagcttttttttatctgcttcttATGCAATTTCAGTCAGTGGAAAAATTATAATAAGGAGAGTAATTCTGACTTTTGAATGTGTTTCTTCTATGCTCTCTGCATATCTGAATTGCCAAGAAAATGCAGgaagttttctttaaagcatCATATACCTGTCATTTCAGTAatcatattttggaaaaatactttttttttttttttttttcaccttagGTTAATTTTCCATAACCAGCTCTTCTTTCTATATTCCTTATCAAGCAAGATTACACTGGCTCATGTCAGAGCGTATGTAAGGTTTCTTACTTGTATACCTTGTAATACCTTCCCTGTAAAATGAGGCCTTGAGAGTATTGTGTGAACCCTGAGCATTGTATACTGTCAGGATCTGATTTTTATACAAGTAAGGTAGATCCTGATGTGCAAGAACTACGGTCTGTTTTGTACTTAAGTTTCACAGTCAATGTATTTCATATTCAGGTTTTTACTCTTCCGTTAAGATTTGTCTCTTTCACAATTCACTGAAAATGGAcacttgttttcaaagaaaatgtgtaacATTTCATATAACCTTTGGAGTTTTAATATTTGGATATATGGGCACGATCTTGTCTTTTTCATTCTTACTGGTATTTACTTTGTGAATGTTAATGTAATAATGAACAAAAGATTGGAATagtgtaaatacattttaaattaagcagTGTGAAGTGTTTGAATTCCTAtcaataaaaatggaataatatcaataaaaatatgaatattgtCAGTACAGCAGTGTTTCAGGAACTCAGTACCTATTCTGTAGAAACTGAGCACAgtgtttttcatctctgcttcagTTTCAGCAGGTTAGCTCTGTAGCAACATGTGGAATTAAATCAGTTAAAAActataatctttatttttactgtctcACACTATGTATAAGCATTCGGACAGTGAGTGCAAATCCATGTCCCCCTTGTACTGGGGAGACTAGCACTGGGCACAGGACTCcaggcctcaccagtgctgcgttgaggggaaggatcaccttcctggacctgctggtgatactttTGCCTAATGAAGCCCAGGATACTGTTAGGGTTCTTTGCTGCAcaggcacattgctggctcatgttcaacttggtgccca
This is a stretch of genomic DNA from Cygnus atratus isolate AKBS03 ecotype Queensland, Australia chromosome 1, CAtr_DNAZoo_HiC_assembly, whole genome shotgun sequence. It encodes these proteins:
- the ANGPTL5 gene encoding LOW QUALITY PROTEIN: angiopoietin-related protein 5 (The sequence of the model RefSeq protein was modified relative to this genomic sequence to represent the inferred CDS: inserted 1 base in 1 codon): MNCFRVTSLISLSIFLVSWGETVITNVKPCSSKGTRNVGAVDEPLKAEEKNKSADISKXKEQCLVPCDVQAKILRGEKQYMCRNLQNSLVEYARSTKKLVRNMMDDQQSSLDYLSNQVNELMNRVLLLNAEVLRKHLDPLPYKAVQSHGLDCTDIKDTIGSVSKTPTGLYIIHPEGSNYPFEVLCDMDFQGGGWTVVQKRTDGIITFQRTWSEYLDGFGDLSGEFWLGLRKIFHIVNQKATSFSLYVDLESENDKHAYAAYDGFWIEDEACSFKIHLGHYSGNAGDAFRGYRKEDNQNSMPFSTFDVDNDGCRPVCTIKQQPVKSCSNFSDSTGWWFNQCGLANLNGVHRYTGRFLATGIHWDTWTVNNKPVKIKSVSMKIRRTFNPYFN